The following proteins come from a genomic window of Daphnia carinata strain CSIRO-1 chromosome 8, CSIRO_AGI_Dcar_HiC_V3, whole genome shotgun sequence:
- the LOC130700271 gene encoding alpha-N-acetylgalactosaminidase-like, translating to MKSISLVGLICIWGFGALALENGLARTPPMGWLAWERFRCNTDCTNDPENCISEKLFMKMADLMVSEGYLGAGYNIISLDDCWLSHNRSESGQLQADTNRFPNGIKALADYVHSRGLYFGMYEDYGTLTCGGYPGILNHLETDAKTFAEWGIDYVKLDGCYADPSEMDRGYPDFGSLLNQTGRPMVYSCSWPDYQIEKGIQPNYTFIGTVCNLWRNFDDIDDSWASVSSIIDYYGDNQDTLIPAAGPGHWNDPDMLIIGNFGLSYDQSRAQMAMWAILASPLFMSVDLRTIRPEMKAILQNKNVIAVNQDELGIQGRRIFKKSGVEIWVKPVQPSLGDNRSAALAFLNRRTDGTPTRISIVLRDAGLRSASGYKVQEMFDGLDLGIYHPDNTLTVVVNPSGVVMVKCTILKKKSFVSKKKLIGRYSSAGKISIP from the exons ATGAAGTCTATCAGCTTAGTTGGACTTATTTGCATTTGGGGCTTTGGAGCCCTTGCACTTGAAAATGGATTAGCCCGAACACCACCAATGGGATGG CTTGCATGGGAAAGATTCCGGTGTAATACAGACTGTACCAATGATCCTGAAAACTGCATTAG tgaaaaattatttatgaaAATGGCCGATTTAATGGTGTCAGAGGGCTATTTGGGAGCTGGTTACAACATTATTTCACTTGATGATTGTTGGCTTAGCCACAATCGCTCAGAGAGTGGACAGCTACAGGCAGATACCAACCGTTTCCCCAATGGAATCAAAGCTCTTGCTGATTAT GTCCACTCCAGAGGTCTCTATTTTGGGATGTATGAAGATTATGGAACTTTAACTTGTGGAG GATACCCAGGGATTCTCAATCATTTGGAGACAGATGCCAAAACCTTTGCTGAATGGGGAATAGACTATGTGAAGCTAGATGGATGCTATGCTGATCCTTCTGAAATGGATAGAG GCTACCCTGACTTCGGATCTTTACTGAATCAAACTGGTAGACCCATGGTGTATTCTTGTAGTTG gCCGGACTATCAAATCGAAAAAGGAATACAG CCCAACTATACTTTCATTGGAACCGTATGCAATCTTTGGCGAAATTTCGACGATATTGACGATTCGTGGGCTAGCGTGTCGAGTATCATTGATTATTATGGCGATAATCAAGATACGTTGATACCTGCGGCTGGACCTGGCCATTGGAACGATCCCGACATG CTGATTATTGGCAATTTTGGTCTGAGTTATGACCAAAGCCGGGCACAGATGGCCATGTGGGCGATTTTAGCTTCACCACTCTTCATGTCAGTTGATTTGCGGACCATAAGACCCGAGATGAAAGCAAtccttcaaaacaaaaacgtaatTGCCGTCAACCAGGATGAATTAGGCATTCAAGGCAGGCGGATATTTAag AAATCTGGTGTTGAAATTTGGGTGAAGCCCGTTCAGCCAAGTTTAGGAGACAATCGTTCTGCAGCGCTAGCTTTTCTTAACCGCCGAACAGACGGAACGCCAACTCGAATATCCATTGTACTGCGTGACGCTGGCCTTAGGTCTGCGTCAGGTTACAAAGTACAAGAGATGTTTGATGGGTTAGATCTAGGAATCTACCACCCTGATAACACTTTAACCGTTGTCGTGAATCCTTCtg gAGTGGTAATGGTCAAATGTACTATTCTGAAGAAAaagtcttttgtttcaaagaaaaaattgattggAAGGTATTCTTCTGCTGGCAAGATAAGCATTCCATAG
- the LOC130700264 gene encoding elongator complex protein 1-like isoform X2, with protein MRNLTLIDKKAASCSFLKDCCAATIERNLLFFANQNELCKLDVDQPNAEDSVEVLGPLDVGSVLDLKYLPEEDVLAIVAKIGSVSVYNLSLSEFEVVGDVSGGIAGCCWSPDMETLVVISETGNVLMMSRMWDVLQEAPLFQQDFGEAKFVSVGWGSKETQFHGSEGKGARSKQQIECSLADWDDRGTRIVWRADGLFFAVNAVEQSTGHRLIRVFNREGFLQSTSELVSQLCQSLSWRSSGASGLITSTVFLVQQGKQQVAFFEKNGLRHGEFDIPVGQQVLESYWNGDSTILAMIIRFEQDVYGLQLWTMANYHWYMKHTRPFEKGLRPLWVMWDVIETNRLHIILSNGTYVMTDYQPVVTSSRDLTSSDPACIAVVDNCKLKITFLRESIVPPPMCGWEIEFSSSIHSVDLLSSFSSRLTVLTHSGLVHFFRLPHCETEEKLCHPDVKIVCKEGGHFRPVLDFTASLSLPTNDQLYHFRLVNPSTIVAAAINQLLVLELNETIFTIKDTITLDARIGGIEVLRSQQNMVLIHLVDGKFLELNIDDIKISHSVVFPEFCHRMEWIDGHVVGLAASGRLYVDGKEILAAVSSFVAHSHFLLVTSLQKHRLLCLPLAGLSNPSLAITERAIERGAKLVHAVATETTVILQMPRGNLEAIHPRALSLNIMKALIDRQSYSDAFVLMKKQRINLNLLYDHNPNAFLEHCLQFVEQVSNVDVANLNLFLGELQDEDFTTTMYQSHYENKSSPKDKEKVNTVCSRLREVMIETDSLKYLLPIITSYIKQGMVDQGLKRVQVLTESLKDQALKYMAVLVDGEQLYKEALATYDLQLTLMVAHRSQKDPKEYLAFLNDLKAMSDENERRFTIDNSLKCYDSAVRHLCRCSPVRTEQIIAYMKLHRTYVPVVDELCTVSPKDEVKTALQAAACLQAEILASKDNHEEAGYLYQRVEAYDLALHSFEQCGMWANCLSLASQLQLSEVETKTLVSKLVLRLRSSKKHSDAAQLAEHHLGDYQLAGQCLTDGLFFREAWALAYRHNIANWAETTLKNELNEAFQLIEAKLEQVEQECCKYSLRLSVVRQDLLYKRDHPPPETDHGDLYSETGSSIFTHTTGTSGRTFRSSKNRRKQERKKLRLKEGSPFEDMAIINELHVLYSSITTVLQDVGRLLRGELIISKDWSRAKCLQNKAEALLRLMEEKKKDIWNFSFDRKHQENDKNFGPSATTEMIISQVNQEKEEFFSTRYLELDIKIRSPPDSPDTAWKLDSLK; from the exons ATGCGAAATTTAACTTTAATTGATAAGAAAGCAGCATCGTGTTCCTTTTTAAAAGACTGTTGTGCAGCAACCATAGaaagaaatttgttgttttttgccAACCAGAATGAGCTATGCAAATTGGATGTCGATCAGCCAAATGCGGAAGAcagt GTTGAGGTACTAGGACCTTTAGATGTTGGAAGTGTTTTggatttaaaatatttaccaGAAGAAGATGTGCTAGCAATAGTAGCAAAAATAGGAAGTGTTTCTGTTTACAACCTAAGCTTGTCAGAG TTTGAAGTTGTAGGTGATGTATCAGGAGGGATTGCAGGTTGTTGCTGGAGCCCAGATATGGAAACACTTGTTGTTATATCAGAGACCGGCAATGTACTCATGATGAGTCGAATGTGGGATGTTCTTCAAGAAGCACCTCTATTCCAGCAAGACTTTGGAGAAG CAAAGTTTGTGTCAGTTGGATGGGGCTCTAAAGAAACCCAATTTCACGGGTCAGAAGGAAAAGGCGCACGAAGCAAACAACAGATCGAATGCTCTTTAGCGGATTGGGATGATAGAGGAACTCGAATCGTTTGGCGAGCTGATGGACTTTTCTTCGCAGTTAATGCAGTTGAACAAAGTACAG GTCATCGTTTAATAAGAGTATTCAATAGAGAAGGGTTTTTACAGTCAACTAGCGAACTTGTTAGTCAATTGTGCCAGAGCCTCTCATGGCGCTCATCTGGAGCCAGCGGTCTCATTACCAGCACGGTTTTTCTTGTGCAACAAGGAAAGCAACAAGTGGCATTCTTCGAAAAAAATGGACTGCGTCACGGGGAATTTGACATTCCCGTCGGGCAACAA GTTTTGGAGTCTTACTGGAACGGTGACTCCACGATCTTAGCAATGATAATACGCTTCGAACAAGATGTTTATGGTCTTCAGCTCTGGACAATGGCTAATTATCATTGGTACATGAAACATACTCGTCCGTTCGAAAAAGGCCTCCGGCCACTGTGGGTTATGTGGGACGTCATCGAAACAAATAG GCTTCATATTATTCTTTCCAATGGCACGTATGTCATGACCGATTATCAGCCCGTCGTAACATCCAGCAGAGACCTGACGTCAAGTGATCCTGCCTGTATTGCTGTAGTTGACAATT GCAAATTGAAGATTACGTTCCTGCGCGAATCAATCGTCCCGCCACCCATGTGTGGCTGGGAAATTGAGTTTTCATCATCTATTCATTCCGTTGATTTGCTTTCCAGTTTTTCAAGCCGCCTCACTGTTTTGACTCACAGTGGTTTGGTACACTTTTTCCGGCTGCCTCATTGTGAAACGGAAGAGAAATTGTGTCATCCTGACGTTAAAATCGTCTGCAAAGAAGGAGGGCATTTCCGACCTGTCTTGGATTTCACGGCCTCATTAAGCTTACCTACCAACGACCAATTGTACCACTTTCGATTGGTCAATCCATCCACGATAGTTGCGGCCGCAATAAACCAGTTACTGGTCTTAGAACTAAACGAAACCATCTTCACAATCAA AGACACAATAACTTTAGATGCGAGAATTGGCGGAATTGAAGTGCTACGCAGTCAGCAAAATATGGTGTTGATCCACTTAGTTGACGGAAAATTCTTAGAACTCAACATCGATGACATTAAAATTTCTCATTCTGTCGTGTTTCCTGAATTTTGCCACCGAATGGAATGGATCGATGGTCATGTAGTGGGTCTAGCTGCAAGCGGACGCTTATACGTTGATGGAAAGGAGATCTTAGCAGCGGTTAGCTCCTTCGTAGCGCATTCACATTTTCTGCTGGTGACTTCACTGCAAAAGCATAGGCTACTTTGTCTACCTCTTGCTGGATTATCCAATCCTAGTCTAGCAATCACAGAGAGAGCCATTGAAAGAGGGGCTAAATTGGTGCATGCAGTTGCTACGGAGACTACTGTTATCCTGCAAATGCCACGCGGCAACCTCGAGGCAATTCACCCTCGAGCCTTGTCATTGAATATCATGAAAGCTTTGATTGACAG acAGTCTTATTCGGATGCATTCGTCCTAATGAAGAAACAACgaattaatttaaatttgttgTATGATCATAACCCAAATGCGTTTCTTGAACACTGTTTGCAATTTGTCGAACAAGTTAGCAACGTAGATGTGGCGAACCTCAACCTCTTTCTGGGAGAACTACA GGATGAAGATTTTACTACAACAATGTATCAAAGCCATTATGAAAACAAATCGTCACCAAAAGATAAAGAGAAAGTGAATACAGTTTGTAGCAGACTAAGAGaa GTTATGATCGAAACAGATAGTCTAAAATATCTACTGCCTATCATTACTTCGTATATAAAGCAAGGAATGGTAGACCAAGGGTTGAAGAGGGTTCAAGTGCTCAcag AATCTTTGAAAGATCAGGCGCTCAAATACATGGCCGTCTTGGTCGATGGAGAGCAACTGTACAAAGAGGCATTGGCCACCTACGATTTACAGTTGACGCTAATGGTAGCACATCGTAGCCAAAAG GATCCCAAGGAGTATTTAgcatttttgaatgatttgaaAGCCATGAgtgatgaaaatgaaagacgTTTCACCATCGACAACTCTTTAAAGTGTTATGATTCAGCCGTCCGTCACTTATGTCGCTGTTCTCCCGTCAGAACCGAGCAGATCATTGCTTATATGAAACTTCATAGGACATACGTTCCCGTCGTAGATGAACTGTGCACTGTTTCGCCAAAAGATGAAGTCAAAACAGCTTTACAAGCGGCAGCTTGCCTCCAAGCTGAAATCCTGGCATCCAAGGATAATCACGAGGAGGCCGGTTATCTCTATCAGCGAGTGGAGGCCTACGATTTGGCCCTTCATTCCTTCGAACAATGTGGAATGTGGGCCAATTGTTTATCGCTTGCCTCTCAACTTCAATTAAG TGAGGTGGAGACGAAAACTTTGGTATCCAAACTAGTTTTGCGTCTACGCTCTTCAAAAAAACATAGTGATGCCGCACAATTAGCTGAACATCATTTGGGAGACTATCAACTAGCTGGGCAATGTTTAACTGATGGTCTATTTTTCAGAGAAGCTTGGGCTTTAGCCTATAGACATAACATAGCAAATTGGGCAG AGACAACACTTAAGAACGAATTGAATGAAGCGTTCCAGCTGATAGAAGCCAAATTGGAGCAGGTGGAACAAGAGTGCTGCAAATATTCTCTACGTTTATCCGTCGTCCGACAGGATCTGCTGTACAAACGTGATCATCCACCTCCTGAAACAGATCATGGAGACCTTTATTCGGAAACAGGGAGCAGTATTTTCACGCACACTACTGGCACGTCAGGGAGGACGTTTCGATCCTCCAAAAATCGTCGAAAgcaggaaagaaagaaattacgACTCAAAGAAGGAAGTCCATTTGAAGATATGGCCATTATCAATGAGCTACACGTACTCTACTCATCAATCACTACTGTCCTCC AGGATGTGGGTCGCCTTTTAAGAGGAGAGTTGATCATTTCAAAAGATTGGAGCCGAGCCAAATGCCTTCAAAATAAAGCTGAAGCCCTGCTAAGactaatggaagaaaaaaagaaagacatttggaatttttcttttgaccgAAAACATCAAGAGAACGACAAG AATTTTGGGCCGTCAGCCACTACTGAAATGATCATCTCACAAgtaaatcaagaaaaagaagaattcttTTCCACCCGTTACTTGGAACTAG atataaaaaTACGCAGTCCACCTGATTCACCAGATACAGCTTGGAAACTTGATAGTCTTAAATAA
- the LOC130700264 gene encoding elongator complex protein 1-like isoform X1, protein MRNLTLIDKKAASCSFLKDCCAATIERNLLFFANQNELCKLDVDQPNAEDSVEVLGPLDVGSVLDLKYLPEEDVLAIVAKIGSVSVYNLSLSEFEVVGDVSGGIAGCCWSPDMETLVVISETGNVLMMSRMWDVLQEAPLFQQDFGEAKFVSVGWGSKETQFHGSEGKGARSKQQIECSLADWDDRGTRIVWRADGLFFAVNAVEQSTGHRLIRVFNREGFLQSTSELVSQLCQSLSWRSSGASGLITSTVFLVQQGKQQVAFFEKNGLRHGEFDIPVGQQVLESYWNGDSTILAMIIRFEQDVYGLQLWTMANYHWYMKHTRPFEKGLRPLWVMWDVIETNRLHIILSNGTYVMTDYQPVVTSSRDLTSSDPACIAVVDNCKLKITFLRESIVPPPMCGWEIEFSSSIHSVDLLSSFSSRLTVLTHSGLVHFFRLPHCETEEKLCHPDVKIVCKEGGHFRPVLDFTASLSLPTNDQLYHFRLVNPSTIVAAAINQLLVLELNETIFTIKDTITLDARIGGIEVLRSQQNMVLIHLVDGKFLELNIDDIKISHSVVFPEFCHRMEWIDGHVVGLAASGRLYVDGKEILAAVSSFVAHSHFLLVTSLQKHRLLCLPLAGLSNPSLAITERAIERGAKLVHAVATETTVILQMPRGNLEAIHPRALSLNIMKALIDRQSYSDAFVLMKKQRINLNLLYDHNPNAFLEHCLQFVEQVSNVDVANLNLFLGELQDEDFTTTMYQSHYENKSSPKDKEKVNTVCSRLREVMIETDSLKYLLPIITSYIKQGMVDQGLKRVQVLTEESLKDQALKYMAVLVDGEQLYKEALATYDLQLTLMVAHRSQKDPKEYLAFLNDLKAMSDENERRFTIDNSLKCYDSAVRHLCRCSPVRTEQIIAYMKLHRTYVPVVDELCTVSPKDEVKTALQAAACLQAEILASKDNHEEAGYLYQRVEAYDLALHSFEQCGMWANCLSLASQLQLSEVETKTLVSKLVLRLRSSKKHSDAAQLAEHHLGDYQLAGQCLTDGLFFREAWALAYRHNIANWAETTLKNELNEAFQLIEAKLEQVEQECCKYSLRLSVVRQDLLYKRDHPPPETDHGDLYSETGSSIFTHTTGTSGRTFRSSKNRRKQERKKLRLKEGSPFEDMAIINELHVLYSSITTVLQDVGRLLRGELIISKDWSRAKCLQNKAEALLRLMEEKKKDIWNFSFDRKHQENDKNFGPSATTEMIISQVNQEKEEFFSTRYLELDIKIRSPPDSPDTAWKLDSLK, encoded by the exons ATGCGAAATTTAACTTTAATTGATAAGAAAGCAGCATCGTGTTCCTTTTTAAAAGACTGTTGTGCAGCAACCATAGaaagaaatttgttgttttttgccAACCAGAATGAGCTATGCAAATTGGATGTCGATCAGCCAAATGCGGAAGAcagt GTTGAGGTACTAGGACCTTTAGATGTTGGAAGTGTTTTggatttaaaatatttaccaGAAGAAGATGTGCTAGCAATAGTAGCAAAAATAGGAAGTGTTTCTGTTTACAACCTAAGCTTGTCAGAG TTTGAAGTTGTAGGTGATGTATCAGGAGGGATTGCAGGTTGTTGCTGGAGCCCAGATATGGAAACACTTGTTGTTATATCAGAGACCGGCAATGTACTCATGATGAGTCGAATGTGGGATGTTCTTCAAGAAGCACCTCTATTCCAGCAAGACTTTGGAGAAG CAAAGTTTGTGTCAGTTGGATGGGGCTCTAAAGAAACCCAATTTCACGGGTCAGAAGGAAAAGGCGCACGAAGCAAACAACAGATCGAATGCTCTTTAGCGGATTGGGATGATAGAGGAACTCGAATCGTTTGGCGAGCTGATGGACTTTTCTTCGCAGTTAATGCAGTTGAACAAAGTACAG GTCATCGTTTAATAAGAGTATTCAATAGAGAAGGGTTTTTACAGTCAACTAGCGAACTTGTTAGTCAATTGTGCCAGAGCCTCTCATGGCGCTCATCTGGAGCCAGCGGTCTCATTACCAGCACGGTTTTTCTTGTGCAACAAGGAAAGCAACAAGTGGCATTCTTCGAAAAAAATGGACTGCGTCACGGGGAATTTGACATTCCCGTCGGGCAACAA GTTTTGGAGTCTTACTGGAACGGTGACTCCACGATCTTAGCAATGATAATACGCTTCGAACAAGATGTTTATGGTCTTCAGCTCTGGACAATGGCTAATTATCATTGGTACATGAAACATACTCGTCCGTTCGAAAAAGGCCTCCGGCCACTGTGGGTTATGTGGGACGTCATCGAAACAAATAG GCTTCATATTATTCTTTCCAATGGCACGTATGTCATGACCGATTATCAGCCCGTCGTAACATCCAGCAGAGACCTGACGTCAAGTGATCCTGCCTGTATTGCTGTAGTTGACAATT GCAAATTGAAGATTACGTTCCTGCGCGAATCAATCGTCCCGCCACCCATGTGTGGCTGGGAAATTGAGTTTTCATCATCTATTCATTCCGTTGATTTGCTTTCCAGTTTTTCAAGCCGCCTCACTGTTTTGACTCACAGTGGTTTGGTACACTTTTTCCGGCTGCCTCATTGTGAAACGGAAGAGAAATTGTGTCATCCTGACGTTAAAATCGTCTGCAAAGAAGGAGGGCATTTCCGACCTGTCTTGGATTTCACGGCCTCATTAAGCTTACCTACCAACGACCAATTGTACCACTTTCGATTGGTCAATCCATCCACGATAGTTGCGGCCGCAATAAACCAGTTACTGGTCTTAGAACTAAACGAAACCATCTTCACAATCAA AGACACAATAACTTTAGATGCGAGAATTGGCGGAATTGAAGTGCTACGCAGTCAGCAAAATATGGTGTTGATCCACTTAGTTGACGGAAAATTCTTAGAACTCAACATCGATGACATTAAAATTTCTCATTCTGTCGTGTTTCCTGAATTTTGCCACCGAATGGAATGGATCGATGGTCATGTAGTGGGTCTAGCTGCAAGCGGACGCTTATACGTTGATGGAAAGGAGATCTTAGCAGCGGTTAGCTCCTTCGTAGCGCATTCACATTTTCTGCTGGTGACTTCACTGCAAAAGCATAGGCTACTTTGTCTACCTCTTGCTGGATTATCCAATCCTAGTCTAGCAATCACAGAGAGAGCCATTGAAAGAGGGGCTAAATTGGTGCATGCAGTTGCTACGGAGACTACTGTTATCCTGCAAATGCCACGCGGCAACCTCGAGGCAATTCACCCTCGAGCCTTGTCATTGAATATCATGAAAGCTTTGATTGACAG acAGTCTTATTCGGATGCATTCGTCCTAATGAAGAAACAACgaattaatttaaatttgttgTATGATCATAACCCAAATGCGTTTCTTGAACACTGTTTGCAATTTGTCGAACAAGTTAGCAACGTAGATGTGGCGAACCTCAACCTCTTTCTGGGAGAACTACA GGATGAAGATTTTACTACAACAATGTATCAAAGCCATTATGAAAACAAATCGTCACCAAAAGATAAAGAGAAAGTGAATACAGTTTGTAGCAGACTAAGAGaa GTTATGATCGAAACAGATAGTCTAAAATATCTACTGCCTATCATTACTTCGTATATAAAGCAAGGAATGGTAGACCAAGGGTTGAAGAGGGTTCAAGTGCTCAcag AAGAATCTTTGAAAGATCAGGCGCTCAAATACATGGCCGTCTTGGTCGATGGAGAGCAACTGTACAAAGAGGCATTGGCCACCTACGATTTACAGTTGACGCTAATGGTAGCACATCGTAGCCAAAAG GATCCCAAGGAGTATTTAgcatttttgaatgatttgaaAGCCATGAgtgatgaaaatgaaagacgTTTCACCATCGACAACTCTTTAAAGTGTTATGATTCAGCCGTCCGTCACTTATGTCGCTGTTCTCCCGTCAGAACCGAGCAGATCATTGCTTATATGAAACTTCATAGGACATACGTTCCCGTCGTAGATGAACTGTGCACTGTTTCGCCAAAAGATGAAGTCAAAACAGCTTTACAAGCGGCAGCTTGCCTCCAAGCTGAAATCCTGGCATCCAAGGATAATCACGAGGAGGCCGGTTATCTCTATCAGCGAGTGGAGGCCTACGATTTGGCCCTTCATTCCTTCGAACAATGTGGAATGTGGGCCAATTGTTTATCGCTTGCCTCTCAACTTCAATTAAG TGAGGTGGAGACGAAAACTTTGGTATCCAAACTAGTTTTGCGTCTACGCTCTTCAAAAAAACATAGTGATGCCGCACAATTAGCTGAACATCATTTGGGAGACTATCAACTAGCTGGGCAATGTTTAACTGATGGTCTATTTTTCAGAGAAGCTTGGGCTTTAGCCTATAGACATAACATAGCAAATTGGGCAG AGACAACACTTAAGAACGAATTGAATGAAGCGTTCCAGCTGATAGAAGCCAAATTGGAGCAGGTGGAACAAGAGTGCTGCAAATATTCTCTACGTTTATCCGTCGTCCGACAGGATCTGCTGTACAAACGTGATCATCCACCTCCTGAAACAGATCATGGAGACCTTTATTCGGAAACAGGGAGCAGTATTTTCACGCACACTACTGGCACGTCAGGGAGGACGTTTCGATCCTCCAAAAATCGTCGAAAgcaggaaagaaagaaattacgACTCAAAGAAGGAAGTCCATTTGAAGATATGGCCATTATCAATGAGCTACACGTACTCTACTCATCAATCACTACTGTCCTCC AGGATGTGGGTCGCCTTTTAAGAGGAGAGTTGATCATTTCAAAAGATTGGAGCCGAGCCAAATGCCTTCAAAATAAAGCTGAAGCCCTGCTAAGactaatggaagaaaaaaagaaagacatttggaatttttcttttgaccgAAAACATCAAGAGAACGACAAG AATTTTGGGCCGTCAGCCACTACTGAAATGATCATCTCACAAgtaaatcaagaaaaagaagaattcttTTCCACCCGTTACTTGGAACTAG atataaaaaTACGCAGTCCACCTGATTCACCAGATACAGCTTGGAAACTTGATAGTCTTAAATAA